From Cydia strobilella chromosome 4, ilCydStro3.1, whole genome shotgun sequence, the proteins below share one genomic window:
- the LOC134740925 gene encoding uncharacterized protein LOC134740925, protein MESIKQSMSEMAEDFKKQMAAFQSEIDKAAPSSPTVASVSADFSAFRRFILGSLDALQKQVNFLGQQLDQQEMRSRRKMLLLHGVPESEGDSPASAVELLNRHLESKLSVDDVRRCHRVGRPHNNRSRCILMKFTDVSVRNSVWFGKKCLKGTGVTVSEFLTAPRHAVFMAARERLGIRSCWTRDGNVFVLDAAGKRCCVTTVADVEQFPAATSDRAEVAPTAAIGAVQPPAARAKRNPRSRV, encoded by the coding sequence ATGGAGTCTATTAAACAATCAATGTCAGAGATGGCTGAAGACTTTAAGAAACAGATGGCAGCCTTCCAGAGCGAAATTGATAAGGCAGCTCCTTCTAGTCCCACCGTGGCTTCAGTGTCAGCCGACTTCAGCGCTTTCAGAAGGTTCATTCTGGGTTCGCTAGATGCTTTGCAGAAGCAAGTAAATTTCCTTGGACAGCAACTGGATCAGCAAGAGATGCGTTCACGGCGGAAAATGTTGCTGTTGCATGGCGTGCCTGAGTCTGAGGGTGATTCTCCGGCAAGTGCTGTGGAGCTTCTGAATAGGCATCTCGAGAGCAAGCTATCGGTGGATGATGTGAGGCGCTGTCATCGAGTTGGTAGGCCACACAATAACAGATCGAGATGCATCCTAATGAAATTCACCGATGTTTCTGTGCGGAATTCTGTCTGGTTCGGTAAGAAGTGCCTCAAGGGGACCGGTGTCACAGTGTCCGAGTTCCTCACGGCGCCGCGTCATGCTGTCTTTATGGCTGCCCGTGAGCGCCTAGGAATACGGAGTTGTTGGACCCGCGACGGCAACGTGTTCGTCCTTGATGCCGCGGGTAAGCGATGCTGCGTTACCACTGTGGCGGATGTGGAGCAGTTCCCGGCGGCGACATCGGACCGCGCCGAGGTGGCTCCTACTGCTGCCATCGGAGCAGTCCAACCACCCGCAGCGAGGGCCAAGAGGAATCCAAGATCGCGCGTTTAG
- the LOC134740734 gene encoding trypsin delta-like produces the protein MDRRNTYYNFEGKIVGGHSVPIEKFPFAVQVFNYGALCGGTVLSSWAILTAAHCFINNKNVKDIQVRFGAKYIYDMRAVSYKIWYIVEHEDYDKEAPFACDIALIFTRRPIRFNKKTQRAMIVQSNKWMNERERNFKATGWGFTSYGGSMSNSGLMETQLRYVSLNKCRRKHHGSRLTEDMFCLDGDGKRDTCQGDSGGAILWNGQVVGLVSHGDGCAQKNKPGVYTNVYYFLPWMKKKIKEAHRKYCLYKIRRY, from the exons ATGGATAGAAGAAATACGTATTATAACTTTGAGGGTAAAATAGTTGGAGGCCATTCAGTTCCCATAGAGAAGTTTCCGTTCGCCGTGCAGGTGTTTAACTATGGGGCCCTCTGTGGGGGCACTGTCCTGTCCAGCTGGGCCATCTTGACCGCTGCTCACTGCTTCATCAACAATAAAAACGTAAAGGATATACAAGTGCGTTTCG GTGCTAAGTATATATATGACATGAGGGCTGTTTCGTATAAAATATGGTATATTGTCGAGCATGAAGATTACGATAAGGAAGCTCCTTTTGCTTGTGATATCGCATTGATATTTACAAGACGTCCGATCAGATTCAATAAGAAAACACAAAGGGCTATGATCGTGCAATCAAACAAGTGGATGAATGAAAGGGAAAGGAATTTTAAGGCAACGGGTTGGGGATTCACGTCG TACGGTGGTTCGATGTCCAATTCGGGGTTGATGGAGACCCAACTACGCTATGTGTCATTAAATAAGTGTAGACGGAAGCACCACGGCTCTCGGTTGACGGAGGATATGTTTTGCTTAGACGGCGACGGCAAACGGGACACTTGTCAGGGCGACTCTGGAGGAGCCATTTTATGGAATGG gCAGGTGGTGGGGCTGGTTTCGCATGGCGACGGTTGCGCCCAAAAGAACAAGCCAGGCGTTTACACAAATGTTTATTACTTCTTGCCTTGGATGAAGAAGAAAATAAAGGAAGCTCATAGAAAGTACTGTTTATATAAAATTAGAAGATATTAA
- the LOC134741172 gene encoding monocarboxylate transporter 13-like has protein sequence MSHEEMESANGKGAHASTWSRESSESPPPPPDGGWGWIVVFASFMIHIVIDGLTYSFGVLYYEFLGYFQEGESKTAWIVSILCAITLSSGPLTSSLVNRWGCQLVTVLGGLLAAACIIASAFADNVLTLIFTIGVGTGFGCGLIYLPAIVSVTVWFERYRSLATGIAVCGSGLGTFIFPHLTKGLISSYGWRGALVIIGALILNCIPLGFLFRPVPEMLKTPVSEPMLTKQKKTVLNKSQSTEHMARANGRTEDGDVARLTLSQPALNKSHEPKPQTWSRRGSGIMHRPDVLYQGSMTSLTKYRASSPVRIQTITKDEEPKSPLSEMLDVSLLVDPIFVLFSVSNILTNIGFYIPYVYTVTMSIELGIENPERLISIMGAATLVGRIVLGFISDKPWVNRLMVYNVCLTIAGFSMATAAVCVEFWGLALYAAMYGFTSGAYVGLTSVVLVDLFGMEKLTNAFGLLLFFQGIASLFGAPLAGWLVQATGSYMPTFIGAGAFVSVSGVMLFVIPLLQRRRRTKPARARSRTDLPLDHM, from the exons ATGTCTCACGAGGAAATGGAAAGTGCCAACGGAAAGGGTGCGCACGCGTCGACGTGGTCGCGGGAGAGCTCGGagagcccgccgccgccgcccgacgGCGGCTGGGGCTGGATCGTGGTCTTCGCCTCCTTCATGATACATATAGTCA TTGACGGGCTGACTTATTCGTTCGGCGTTTTATATTATGAGTTCCTGGGCTACTTCCAAGAGGGCGAAAGCAAGACTGCGTGGATCGTCTCAATACTGTGTGCGATCACACTCAGTTCTG GCCCGTTAACGAGTTCGCTCGTGAACCGTTGGGGCTGCCAATTGGTGACGGTGCTCGGAGGCCTGTTGGCCGCGGCCTGCATCATCGCGTCGGCTTTCGCAGACAACGTGCTGACGCTCATCTTCACCATCGGCGTGGGCACCGGCTTCGGCTGCGGCCTCATCTACCTGCCCGCCATCGTCAGCGTCACCGTCTGGTTCGAGCGGTATAGGAGTCTTGCTACAG GCATTGCAGTGTGTGGTTCAGGACTTGGAACGTTTATTTTTCCTCATTTAACAAAGGGTCTAATCTCCAGCTACGGTTGGCGAGGTGCCTTGGTAATTATAGGTGCCCTTATATTAAACTGCATTCCATTAGGCTTTCTGTTCCGACCAGTACCCGAAATGCTAAAAACACCGGTCAGCGAACCGATGCttacaaaacaaaagaaaacgGTACTGAATAAGTCTCAAAGTACTGAGCACATGGCTCGAGCAAACGGACGTACAGAAGACGGCGATGTGGCTAGACTAACTCTGTCGCAGCCAGCCCTGAATAAATCTCACGAGCCTAAGCCACAGACGTGGTCTAGACGTGGCAGCGGCATCATGCACAGACCTGATGTATTATATCAAGGAAGTATGACGAGCCTCACGAAATACCGGGCTTCATCTCCAGTGAGAATTCAGACTATAACCAAAGACGAAGAGCCTAAGTCGCCTTTATCGGAAATGCTCGATGTATCTCTGTTGGTGGACcccatatttgtattattctcTGTATCAAACATTTTGACTAATATAGGATTTTATATACCTTATGTTTATACTGTGACCATGAGCATTGAGTTGGGCATCGAAAATCCGGAACGTTTAATTTCTATAATGGGGGCGGCTACTTTAGTGGGGAGGATAGTTCTCGGCTTTATCAGCGACAAACCTTGGGTGAATCGGTTGATGGTGTACAACGTGTGCCTCACCATAGCTGGCTTCA GTATGGCTACAGCTGCAGTGTGCGTTGAGTTCTGGGGTCTAGCTTTGTATGCGGCGATGTACGGCTTCACGTCCGGAGCATACGTGGGATTGACCTCGGTGGTACTGGTGGATCTTTTTGGGATGGAGAAACTGACTAATGCCTTTGGGCTCCTGCTGTTTTTCCAAGGCATCGCGTCACTATTTGGGGCGCCTCTTGCAG GATGGCTCGTTCAAGCAACAGGCTCATATATGCCCACATTCATCGGCGCCGGAGCCTTCGTGTCCGTTAGCGGGGTAATGCTGTTCGTGATCCCATTGTTGCAGCGACGCCGGCGCACGAAACCTGCGCGGGCGCGCTCGCGTACGGATCTACCTTTGGACCACATGTAG